The proteins below come from a single Pichia kudriavzevii chromosome 2, complete sequence genomic window:
- a CDS encoding uncharacterized protein (PKUD0B02710; similar to Saccharomyces cerevisiae YKL049C (CSE4); ancestral locus Anc_2.592), producing MARYKTKSTAVSASKRTSKPSKALKGKATEEVVEVKRNIYSSDEEAEWLSEKASISSGLLKNQPGDPVDVKKRRNRKGTVALREIKKYQKNTDLLIRKLPFARLVREIVQTEFGNDADYRWQSVAILALQEASEAYLVHLLEDTNLCAIHAKRVTIMQKDIHLARRLRGE from the coding sequence ATGGCCAGATataaaaccaaatcaaCTGCAGTTTCTGCATCTAAGAGAACATCCAAACCTTCGAAAGCTTTAAAAGGTAAAGCCACGGAAGAGGTTGTTGaagtaaaaagaaatatCTATTCatcagatgaagaagcCGAGTGGTTGAGCGAAAAGGCTTCTATTTCAAGTGGGCTTCTGAAAAATCAGCCAGGAGACCCAGTTGatgtaaaaaaaagaagaaatagaaaagGTACAGTTGCATTaagagaaatcaaaaaatatcaaaaaaaCACAGACTTATTGATTAGAAAGCTACCGTTTGCACGGCTAGTTCGTGAAATTGTCCAAACTGAATTTGGTAATGATGCAGACTATCGTTGGCAAAGTGTAGCTATTCTGGCATTACAAGAAGCTAGTGAAGCTTACCTTGTTCATTTATTGGAGGATACTAACCTTTGTGCTATACATGCAAAGAGAGTAACTATTATGCAAAAGGATATTCATTTAGCTAGAAGGTTAAGAGGGGAGTAA
- a CDS encoding uncharacterized protein (PKUD0B02720; similar to Saccharomyces cerevisiae YMR033W (ARP9); ancestral locus Anc_2.593), with product MAPTYKEDSYLIFQPGSVNTLAKFGLEDPLGLPSHTFDTKVYKKKNEMLDADGDQETLYTTENKQGDANEYEEILPIVQGQIVDITALQVFLKSVLHAVLKVEKDETVEKENEENDNSEKEAKEELVMPLENVNLLIVQNSSRWNPFHVESLVKYGFEKLGVHSVSVVPIELCVMFAYGSLANALVIDIGYEKTEILPIVDYQLFSPSKKVVFKGGDHINKSLSKLLPSLSNDQIEELKRSSIFECLSEEDAKKSFFGMEGLIENIEDDEKEDDGVLDIAAIVTSDKSTREILEDTDTKNKKKVETRPNSELETNQFQDTHGNIITVGKERFQGCNELIDSLVFHIYHCLRKIPDLKKRQDCYDNIIFAGKTSKIKGLKEKVMFHLFERYVVLSDNKLLQPQAQFRNDVRPVDDTSLGQVPRHLKIVPKVEYFSEWKKTGFEDCSFLGAQILSKQVFTATNELCMTKDTYEESGPLAIWNICL from the coding sequence ATGGCACCTACATATAAGGAAGATAGctatttgatttttcagcCAGGCTCGGTGAATACGCTTGCTAAGTTTGGATTGGAAGATCCACTTGGTCTACCAAGCCATACTTTCGACACCAAAGTttacaagaagaagaacgaAATGCTTGACGCTGACGGGGACCAAGAAACACTATATACTAcagaaaataaacaagGAGATGCGAATGAGTATGAGGAGATCTTACCAATTGTGCAAGGCcaaattgttgatatcaCTGCGTTGCAAGTCTTCCTAAAATCTGTTTTGCATGCTGTCTTGAAAGTTGAGAAGGATGAAACTGTAGAGAAAGAGAATGAAGAGAACGACAATTCAGAGAAAGAGGCGAAAGAAGAGCTTGTGATGCCACTAGAAAACGTCAACCTACTTATCGTCCaaaattcttcaagatGGAATCCATTTCATGTGGAGTCACTTGTTAAATATggatttgagaaacttgGTGTTCATAGTGTAAGCGTAGTACCAATTGAATTGTGTGTTATGTTTGCATATGGTTCTTTAGCTAATGCCCTAGTTATAGATATCGGGTACGAGAAAACCGAAATTTTGCCGATTGTGGATTACCAATTATTTAGTCCAAGTAAGAAAGTTGTGTTCAAAGGTGGTGATCACATAAATAAATCATTGAGCAAATTGCTACCTAGTCTAAGTAATGACcagattgaagaattgaagaggTCCTCTATTTTTGAGTGTTTGAGTGAGGAAGATGCAAAGAAGTCTTTCTTTGGGATGGAAGGattgattgaaaatatagagGACGATGAAAAGGAGGATGATGGTGTCTTGGATATTGCTGCAATTGTTACAAGTGACAAATCAACTCGTGAGATTTTAGAAGACACTGACactaaaaataaaaagaaagtcGAGACAAGGCCGAATTCAGAATTGGAGACTAACCAGTTCCAGGATACTCATGGAAACATCATCACTGTGGGCAAGGAGAGATTCCAAGGATGtaatgaattgattgaCTCGCTTGTATTTCACATCTATCAttgtttgagaaaaatccccgatttgaagaaaagacaaGACTGCTATGATAATATAATCTTTGCAGGTAAAACCAGTAAAATAAAAGGTTTGAAGGAGAAAGTTATGTTTCATCTATTCGAAAGATATGTGGTCCTCTCTGATAACAAATTGCTACAACCACAAGCACAATTTAGAAATGACGTTAGGCCTGTTGACGATACTTCTCTGGGCCAGGTTCCAagacatttgaaaatcgTTCCTAAAGTGGAGTATTTTAGTGAATGGAAGAAAACAGGATTTGAAGATTGCTCATTTCTAGGTGCGCAAATCCTCTCTAAACAAGTATTTACTGCAACAAATGAGTTATGCATGACTAAGGACACTTACGAGGAATCAGGGCCACTTGCtatttggaatatttgTTTATAA
- a CDS encoding uncharacterized protein (PKUD0B02730; Pfam Domains: Sec23_trunk(1.6e-56)|Sec23_helical(8e-23)|Gelsolin(1.5e- 16)|Sec23_BS(1.5e-13)|zf-Sec23_Sec24(1.9e-12)), producing MQSQFEDYEDKTGLKFAFNIFPRSKSQEKKCVIPISCLYQPLRPKDEPVVLQSYPIACFTCKAILNPYCILDSNLRSWTCSICNNRNQFHQDLNQLPIEMNPSCIDIDYVIPENTNAGLAVRKPTIFAYVIDLAIDEDELSALKEGLLNSIAMLPANSLLSIITYGKNVNVHEVGNFEYNSIYVFNGLKEYTREEVGKKIGLSQRNIKNLKNQTHDEIVNRFVQKTSICEYSITNLIKSLKKDSFKCEKYHRNKRATGSAVNIAFHMMNTLYPKIGTRVMLFTGGAATVGPGSIVDTSFKDAIRSHHSLLKDSKISRRYQENIKFYEKIAEKASINGHTFDVFIGCYDQTGLTEMECLVSKTGGVVVQSDSFSSAIFKQSLQKFLSINEYGESQFGLNATLEVKAKNMTVNGFIGHGTGIYLKDSANFKFYAEKSKNPVGITGTNIFKLGSVSTHSSYAIYFDMADHLVGDYSIIQFITSYQHPDGSQHIHVTTSQKFINQEGESLNSIIQNFDQEAATVLIAREAVLRTEKNSSNDALKFTNQILVDFMSSFCQYQTNNANSVLIPPTVNLLPQFIYHLRRSNFIQIFNASPDETTFYRHCFLTEDCINTLIMIQPTLTAYELDKEPEPVLLDSTSITPDRILLLDTFFHILIFHGSTIADWRRQRYQDQPDYEYFKQFLELPRQEAADILVDRFPLPRFIDTEEGGSQARFLMSKLNPTTSYNSNQSAHSLGTYGLQDQTGSGAVIMTDDISLQVFMKFVNEAIVKPT from the coding sequence ATGCAATCTCAGTTTGAAGACTATGAGGATAAGACAGGACTTAAGTTTGCATTTAACATTTTTCCAAGATCGAAAagccaagaaaaaaaatgtgtTATTCCAATTTCTTGCTTATATCAACCTTTGAGACCAAAGGATGAACCGGTGGTTTTACAGTCTTACCCAATAGCATGTTTCACTTGTAAAGCCATATTGAACCCTTATTGTATTTTAGACTCAAACCTAAGATCATGGACTTGCTCAATTTGTAACAATagaaatcaatttcatcaagacTTGAACCAACTACCTATTGAAATGAATCCTAGCTGCATCGATATTGACTATGTCATACCTGAAAATACGAATGCTGGCTTAGCAGTCAGGAAACCTACAATTTTTGCATATGTGATTGATTTAgctattgatgaagatgaactAAGCGCTTTAAAGGAAGGCTTGCTAAATTCAATTGCCATGTTACCTGCAAACTCGCTTCTTTCAATCATTACTTACGGTAAGAATGTTAATGTTCATGAAgttggaaattttgaatataattCCATATATGTTTTCAATGGGTTAAAAGAATATACAAGGGAAGAAGttgggaaaaaaataggaTTATCtcaaagaaatatcaagaaTCTGAAGAATCAGACACACGATGAAATTGTAAACAGATTTGTGCAGAAAACTTCAATCTGTGAATATTCTATCACGAACTTAATCAAATCCTTGAAGAAAGATTCATTTAAATGTGAGAAATATCACAGAAACAAGCGGGCTACAGGTTCTGCTGTTAATATTGCTTTCCACATGATGAATACTTTGTATCCTAAAATCGGTACCAGAGTAATGTTGTTTACAGGCGGTGCAGCTACCGTAGGTCCAGGTAGTATAGTTGATACTTCATTTAAAGATGCAATAAGATCCCATCATAGTTTGTTGAAAGACTCCAAAATCTCTAGGAGGTACCAAGagaatatcaaattttatgagaaaattgcagaaaAAGCATCCATCAATGGCCATACATTTGATGTCTTCATTGGATGCTATGATCAAACTGGATTAACTGAGATGGAATGCTTGGTATCTAAAACTGGTGGTGTTGTCGTTCAAAGTGATAGTTTTTCTAGTgcaattttcaaacaatCATTGCAAAAATTTCTATCCATCAACGAATATGGAGAATCTCAGTTTGGATTGAATGCAACATTAGAGGTAAAAGCAAAGAATATGACTGTTAATGGATTCATAGGTCATGGTACCGGTATTTACCTCAAAGACTCAgcaaatttcaaattttatgctgaaaaatcaaaaaatcCAGTTGGCATCACAGGTACAAACATTTTTAAGCTAGGTTCCGTTTCAACACATTCATCATATgcaatttattttgatatGGCTGATCACTTAGTTGGGGATTATTCCATAATCCAATTTATTACCAGTTATCAACATCCTGATGGTTCTCAGCATATCCACGTCACCACATCACAAAAATTTATAAACCAAGAAGGTGAATCCTTAAATTCgataattcaaaattttgatcAAGAAGCAGCAACTGTTCTAATTGCCAGAGAAGCGGTTTTGAGAACTGAAAAGAACTCATCAAACGACGCTCTCAAGTTTACAAATCAGATTTTGGTTGATTTCATGTCTTCTTTCTGTCAATACCAAACAAATAATGCAAACTCAGTTTTGATCCCGCCAACTGTTAATTTATTGCCTCAATTTATCTATCATTTGCGTAGGTCCAATTTTATTCAGATATTCAATGCATCACCAGATGAAACTACATTTTATCGCCATTGTTTTTTAACTGAAGATTGTATCAATACCCTAATTATGATCCAACCAACATTGACAGCATATGAACTAGATAAAGAGCCAGAGCCCGTACTGCTAGATTCTACCTCAATCACACCAGATAGAATTTTGTTATTGGACACGTTCTTTCACATACTAATATTTCATGGCTCTACAATTGCAGATTGGCGTAGACAAAGATACCAAGACCAACCAGATTATGAGtatttcaaacaatttCTGGAACTGCCAAGACAGGAAGCTGCAGATATTTTAGTTGACAGGTTCCCACTACCTAGGTTTATAGATACTGAAGAGGGTGGATCACAGGCAAGATTCCTTATGTCCAAGTTGAATCCAACCACTAGCTATAACTCTAATCAATCTGCGCACTCACTAGGTACTTACGGTTTACAAGACCAAACAGGATCTGGTGCTGTCATCATGACTGATGATATCAGCTTGCAGGTATTCATGAAGTTTGTCAATGAAGCAATTGTCAAACCCACATAA
- a CDS encoding uncharacterized protein (PKUD0B02740): protein MHVTAYDTLDDLVKSFSIHTHEETLPNIQLVIINHEGNEEYDDNNKTESKYLPSIKLSIKDITPKLWSSIFSKTRLTFIHFNDLDLVYSVLCQTLLRLQLMDKVNDMIVIDGLISCLSVLFLRFVELQQIDYEKLNFRKLYLVLDKIHEIDEISGYRVQLNETKDIWDVVDKIYIPFSHESDYPKMMECLSSNSESVSDKEVQQFYCLHEMLLKFNIKRAQ from the coding sequence ATGCATGTGACAGCATATGATACTTTAGATGATCTAGTAAAATCCTTTTCAATCCACACTCATGAGGAAACATTGCCCAATATTCAGCTGGTAATTATTAACCATGAAGGAAATGAGGAGTATGACGATAATAACAAGACTGAAAGTAAATATTTACCATCGATAAAATTGAGTATCAAAGATATTACGCCCAAGTTATGGAGCTCAATATTTTCTAAGACAAGGCTGACCTTTATCCACTTTAATGATCTGGATTTAGTGTATAGCGTATTATGCCAAACACTGCTCCGGTTACAACTAATGGACAAAGTTAATGATATGATTGTAATTGATGGATTGATTTCATGCCTGtctgttttgtttttaagGTTTGTTGAACTTCAGCAAATTGATTATGAAAAACTGAACTTCAGAAAACTATATCTAGTGTTAGataaaattcatgaaattgatgaaatttcGGGATACAGGGTGCAATTGAATGAGACCAAGGACATTTGGGATGTCGTTGATAAAATATACATTCCATTCAGCCATGAAAGTGATTACCCAAAAATGATGGAGTGTCTAAGCAGCAATTCTGAATCGGTAAGTGATAAAGAAGTACAACAGTTTTATTGTTTACATGAGATGCTACTAAAGTTTAATATAAAACGCGCCCAATGA
- a CDS encoding uncharacterized protein (PKUD0B02750; similar to Saccharomyces cerevisiae YHL002W (HSE1); ancestral locus Anc_2.502) has product MSIETLIDQITSPNLQDDDYGLLLDLVELVNKTPTTNVIEAVRFLKVKLQSSNANTLLRAITLLDFLAQNCGAMLKASISTPDFVNDNLLPIIADNLIHISVKYALIKEIYKLQKTFANDESLSIYKDTFSNLKRKLPNLCQQAIDEIDSNNKNSYNPSGGSVEEEELELRKAIELSLKESSLPSRASTQPQGVPQQIQPQGVPQQIQPQQQFQQQFQLGQQLQQQPQFQPQFQSQSQPQVQQQPITSPQQQFQQAAPTRIQEDPSRPDKVIALFDLSTDDEDTLSFRKDDIITIVEEINKDWLRGCLNGRAGIIPTNYVKPIPKTLESDIQNLIQVLNSSFDIETTLSKLMDLNKKVKNSSMTSQQFENALLSNSFPDKIQNIEKVKAQLKQILELQKLKLLELQSIQSNIDHSLQLYQQLITESAPEPENPDISNFIQTYPDISSLSLNSSPQSTEEYIPPSMTGSYPQRR; this is encoded by the coding sequence ATGTCAATTGAAACCCTTATAGACCAGATTACATCGCCTAATCTTCAGGACGATGACTATGGGCTACTTCTAGACCTTGTTGAGCTGGTTAACAAAACTCCAACCACCAATGTTATAGAAGCCGTAAGATTCCTTAAAGTCAAACTTCAGTCCTCTAACGCCAACACTTTGCTTAGGGCTATTACTCTGCTAGATTTTCTTGCTCAAAACTGCGGGGCAATGTTAAAAGCAAGTATTTCAACTCCAGATTTTGTCAATGATAATTTGTTGCCAATTATCGCCGATAATCTTATTCATATCTCTGTTAAATATGCTTTGATCAAAGAGATCTACAAGTTACAGAAGACGTTTGCCAATGATGAGAGTTTGTCCATTTATAAGGATACTTTCTCAAACTTAAAACGAAAATTACCTAATTTATGCCAGCAGGCTATAGATGAGATCGATagtaataacaaaaatTCATATAATCCATCAGGTGGCTCAGTCGAGGAGGAAGAGTTGGAATTAAGGAAGGCAATTGAACTCTCTCTGAAAGAGTCAAGTCTACCCTCAAGAGCTTCGACCCAACCTCAAGGAGTGCCACAACAAATCCAACCTCAAGGAGTGCCACAACAAATCCAACCTCAGCAGCAGTTTCAgcaacaatttcaacttgGTCAGCAGCTTCAGCAGCAGCCACAATTTCAACCACAATTTCAATCCCAGTCCCAACCACAAGTTCAGCAGCAACCAATAACTTCACCTCAGCAACAGTTTCAACAGGCTGCACCAACTAGAATTCAAGAAGATCCTTCCAGGCCTGATAAAGTTATAGCTCTATTTGATTTGTCGACCGACGACGAGGATACCCTATCATTCAGGAAAGATGATATCATAACAATTGTCGAGGAAATTAATAAAGATTGGCTGAGGGGGTGTCTCAATGGAAGGGCGGGAATAATACCGACCAATTATGTTAAGCCTATTCCTAAAACTTTAGAATCAGATATACAGAATTTAATACAAGTACTTAATAGCtcatttgatattgaaaccACATTGTCCAAACTGATGGATTTGAACAAGAAAGTcaaaaattcttcaatgacAAGTCAACAGTTTGAGAATGCtttattatcaaattccTTTCCTGATAAGATccaaaatattgaaaaagttaaagCACAATTGAAACAAATCTTGGAATTacaaaagttgaagttgcTAGAATTACAGAGTATCCAATCAAATATAGACCATAGTTTACAGCtttatcaacaattgaTTACGGAGTCTGCCCCAGAGCCGGAAAACCCAGATATTTCAAACTTCATTCAGACGTATCCAGATATTTCGAGTTTATCTTTGAACTCTTCACCGCAGAGTACTGAGGAATACATTCCACCTTCCATGACTGGTTCATATCCACAGCGTCGTTGA
- a CDS encoding uncharacterized protein (PKUD0B02760; Pfam Domains: MFS_1(4.8e-12)) — protein sequence MGGKPSQISIHTSEKSADFINSTKKETDITSYNESIISESEEAEESANNPFLNEKFKEKYIRLYEDTRYECRSSLDANFKWTKQEQRRITWKLDLTVTLMACFFFVSLNMDRGNLAQAVSDNMLKDLKMTTNNYNTGNTIFYVCFLAAELPSQLISKRLGADVWIPIQMTLWSIVTICQFKLGGRHSFYACRALLGLCEGGFIPDLILWLSYFYTSAELSIRLSFFWTAMYFTKIINYLIAYGILHMRGVRGHAGWQWLFLIEGLLTLVVGISAFFLMVPSPVQTKKPWNPKGWFTEREEKIVVNKVLRDDPTKGDMHNRQGLNLKMLVEAISDWHLWPIYFIGLIAYIPENTIESYMTLLLRDMGFSTFHTNLLCIPYNFLRIIMLLLTTWLSERVTNIFGTALIQPLWTSVCIGVLRFWSGNFYEKWQTYALLTVFLSVPYIHAMMVSATSRNSKSIKTRTVGSSLYNMFVQTGSIISSNIYRTDDKPLYHKGNSVLFAFALLMFPTLIATKYFYRRLNSKRDEIWNNMSDQERDEYIATTTDKYSSRLDFRYAH from the coding sequence atGGGTGGTAAACCCTCTCAAATCTCGATTCATACTAGTGAGAAATCTGCTGATTTTATTAATAGCactaaaaaggaaactgATATCACAAGCTATAATGAATCCATCATCTCTGAATCGGAGGAGGCAGAAGAGTCTGCGAATAACCCCTTTTTGAACGAAAAGTTTaaggaaaaatatattAGATTATATGAAGATACCAGATATGAGTGCCGTTCAAGTCTTGATGCTAATTTCAAATGGACCAAACAAGAGCAACGGAGGATAACCTGGAAACTAGATTTAACTGTGACCCTTATGGcatgttttttctttgtttccttGAATATGGATAGGGGGAACCTAGCTCAAGCGGTATCTGATAAtatgttgaaagatttgaaaatgacaaCAAATAATTACAACACTGGTAATACtattttttatgtttgcTTTTTAGCTGCTGAGTTGCCATCCCAATTAATTTCTAAAAGGTTGGGTGCTGATGTCTGGATTCCGATTCAAATGACATTATGGTCAATAGTTACCATTTGTCAGTTTAAGCTTGGTGGTAGGCACAGTTTTTATGCATGCCGTGCTTTGCTAGGTTTATGTGAAGGCGGATTTATCCCTGATCTTATATTGTGGCTTTCTTATTTTTACACTTCTGCTGAACTATCCATTAGATTGTCTTTCTTCTGGACTGCCATGTACTTCACCAAAATCATAAACTATTTAATTGCCTATGGAATTTTACACATGAGAGGTGTTCGAGGACATGCAGGCTGGCAATGGCTTTTCTTGATTGAAGGTTTATTGACTCTTGTCGTTGGTATCTCCgccttttttttgatggttCCTTCTCCAGTTCAAACGAAAAAACCATGGAACCCAAAAGGTTGGTTTACAGAGagggaggaaaaaattgttgTCAATAAAGTCCTTAGAGATGATCCAACAAAGGGTGATATGCATAACAGGCAAGGGTTAAACCTCAAGATGTTAGTTGAAGCCATTAGTGACTGGCATCTCTGGCCAATTTACTTTATTGGACTCATTGCATATATACCAGAAAACACAATTGAAAGTTATATGACTTTGCTCCTTAGAGACATGGGATTCAGCACCTTCCATACAAATTTGCTTTGTATCCCTTACAATTTTCTGAGAATTATCATGCTATTATTGACAACATGGTTGAGTGAGAGAGTCACCAATATATTTGGGACTGCTCTAATTCAACCGTTATGGACAAGCGTTTGCATTGGAGTCTTGAGGTTCTGGAGTGGAAACTTTTACGAGAAATGGCAGACATATGCCTTGTTAACAGTGTTTTTGTCTGTTCCTTATATTCATGCAATGATGGTCTCGGCAACTTCcagaaattcaaagagtATCAAGACTAGAACTGTTGGATCCTCTCTATACAATATGTTTGTCCAGACTGGTTCTATTATCTCGTCAAACATCTATCGTACAGACGATAAACCTCTTTATCACAAAGGTAACTCTGTATTATTTGCTTTTGCTTTGCTTATGTTTCCAACATTAATTGCAACTAAATATTTCTACCGTCGCTTAAACTCAAAACGGGATGAGATTTGGAACAACATGTCAGATCAAGAACGTGATGAATATATTGCGACAACTACAGATAAATATTCTAGCCGTCTAGATTTTAGGTATGCCCATTGA
- a CDS encoding uncharacterized protein (PKUD0B02770; Pfam Domains: TauD(7.2e-104)) produces the protein MPVTISRRNGSSKLNMMRLQTIENKEYLPPSNEVLSEVKYPKWAPTWEKDQDHQFDHIGVFKHVDRGFFGDFRFKSLKNSDVKFKHVSPKLGLEVDGIQLSNLNNQQKDDLALLVETYGVVAFRNQDFKDQGFEEIKDWGRYFGPLHIHPTRGAPKNQPEFHLVFAKGGLEVNKDLFKDRLHKVSWHSDVSYETQTPGITAFTMLQTGPSGGDTQFLDMFEVYDRLSPLMKSRIKDLKALHSSKAQAEEASKSGSIERKNPIESIHPIVRYHPVLKRKCLFVNRGFTRRILGLKTEESNKLLAFLLKHIESCLDAHIRLSWDENTVVVWDNRRVQHTATHDWPDTNCIRHAFRVTTIAERPIGSQEEYEKWSPHLEKESIKHTEYIANLSPEEYFEQFIQS, from the coding sequence ATGCCAGTTACTATCAGCAGACGTAACGGTAGTAGTAAATTAAACATGATGAGGTTacaaacaattgaaaacaaggaaTATTTACCGCCTTCCAATGAAGTCCTTAGTGAAGTCAAGTATCCAAAGTGGGCTCCAACCTGGGAAAAAGACCAAGATCACCAGTTTGATCATATAGGAGTGTTTAAACACGTGGATAGAGGCTTCTTTGGCGATTTCAGattcaaatctttgaaaaattccgATGTTAAGTTCAAGCATGTTTCTCCCAAATTGGGCTTGGAAGTCGACGGTATCCAGTTAAGCAATTTGAATAATCAGCAAAAGGATGATCTAGCCTTATTGGTTGAGACATATGGTGTTGTTGCCTTCAGAAATCAAGATTTCAAGGACCAAgggtttgaagaaattaaagacTGGGGGAGATATTTTGGGCCTTTACATATCCATCCAACTAGAGGTGCCCCAAAAAACCAACCAGAATTTCATTTGGTCTTTGCTAAGGGTGGACTAGAAGTCAACAAGGATCTTTTTAAAGATAGATTACACAAAGTGTCGTGGCATTCAGACGTCTCCTATGAAACACAAACACCTGGTATTACCGCTTTCACAATGTTACAAACAGGCCCTTCTGGAGGCGACACTCAGTTTTTGGATATGTTTGAAGTCTATGATAGGCTATCTCcgttgatgaaatcgagAATCAAGGATCTCAAGGCTTTACATAGCTCCAAGGCTCAAGCCGAAGAAGCAAGTAAATCTGGTAGTATCGAAAGGAAGAATCCTATTGAATCCATACATCCCATTGTAAGGTATCACCCAGttttaaaaagaaagtgCCTATTTGTCAATAGAGGCTTTACTAGAAGAATATTGGGTCTCAAAACGGAAGAAAGTAATAAATTACTGGCGTTTTTGCTTAAACATATCGAATCATGTCTAGATGCACACATCAGATTGTCATGGGATGAAAATACCGTTGTTGTATGGGATAATCGTAGAGTACAACATACCGCAACACACGACTGGCCAGACACAAACTGCATTAGACATGCATTTAGAGTAACCACTATTGCCGAAAGACCGATAGGTAGTCAAGAAGAGTATGAAAAGTGGTCTCCTCATTTAGAGAAAGAAAGCATTAAGCATACTGAGTATATTGCTAATTTGAGTCCAGAGGAGTATTTTGAACAGTTTATTCAAAGTTAG